In the genome of Lacerta agilis isolate rLacAgi1 chromosome 2, rLacAgi1.pri, whole genome shotgun sequence, one region contains:
- the NINJ1 gene encoding ninjurin-1, protein CCLNHYSLKYCVFQPRTQWLQGNRQININHYANKKSAAESMLDIALLMANASQLKAVVDQGPTFPTYVPLVVLIGLSLSLQIIVGVLLIFLVKYDLNNPAKHGKLDFINNLTTGLVFIIVVVNIFITAFGVQKPMDSKV, encoded by the exons TGCTGCCTGAATCATTACTCTTTGAAATATTGTGTCTTTCAGCCTCGAACACAATGGCTGCAAGGAAACAGACAAATTAACATCAACCATTATGCCAATAAGAAGAGTGCGGCAGAAAGTATGTTGGACATCGCTTTGCTTATGGCGAATGCATCCCAGCTCAAAGCAGTTGTGGACCAAGGACCTACCTTTCCAACCTATGTTCCACTTGTTGTCCTCATTGGCCTCTCGCTCTCACTTCAGATCATAGTAGGCGTGCTTCTCATATTCCTTG tcaAATATGACCTTAATAATCCTGCAAAACATGGCAAGCTGGATTTCATCAATAATCTGACAACTGGACTGGTGTTTATTATAGTAGTTGTGAATATCTTCATTACGGCCTTTGGAGTTCAGAAGCCAATGGACTCAAAAGTATAG